From SAR324 cluster bacterium, a single genomic window includes:
- a CDS encoding pentapeptide repeat-containing protein, which yields MYAFRIMILWTCGMLVASALWGYDVQHWAKLAKEGNCEKCDLVKANFFDAKLRGSVLNGSKMSQSNFQKANLENSKFLKTDLRGADLSQTNLRGADFSGADLGNANLTHADLSGAKFTGANLSGANLKETQLMEADFSQANLVDADLSGSLVIRTNFYKSVMTNARLTGSDAYRANFTEAVLDHFQGRSSVFYRANFTRTRLLEAQLEGAELGKADFEEADLSQANLSGADLSGTQFIRARLYRTRLEKAQLVHTNFSEANLEGADLFGSQIQSIITEKTKLDRVIWENGQVCVEGSVGKCVPVLR from the coding sequence ATGTATGCATTCAGAATCATGATTTTGTGGACATGTGGCATGTTGGTGGCATCAGCGCTCTGGGGCTATGATGTGCAACATTGGGCCAAACTGGCCAAAGAAGGGAATTGTGAAAAATGTGATCTGGTCAAGGCCAATTTTTTTGACGCAAAACTCAGGGGTTCCGTGTTGAACGGCTCAAAAATGAGTCAATCCAATTTTCAAAAAGCCAATCTGGAAAACAGTAAGTTTTTGAAAACAGATCTGCGGGGTGCGGATTTGAGCCAAACCAATTTGCGTGGGGCTGATTTTTCCGGAGCTGATCTGGGCAATGCCAATCTAACCCATGCTGATTTGAGCGGAGCTAAATTCACGGGGGCCAATCTTTCCGGAGCCAATCTTAAGGAAACACAATTGATGGAAGCCGATTTTTCACAGGCTAATCTTGTTGATGCGGATCTGTCAGGTTCTCTCGTCATCAGAACCAATTTTTATAAATCAGTCATGACCAATGCCCGTTTAACAGGAAGTGATGCCTATCGGGCCAATTTCACCGAGGCTGTCCTTGATCATTTTCAGGGACGCTCGAGTGTGTTCTATCGAGCTAATTTCACTCGGACAAGACTGCTTGAGGCTCAACTGGAAGGCGCGGAACTGGGAAAAGCCGATTTTGAAGAGGCCGATCTGTCTCAAGCAAATCTCTCTGGTGCGGATCTCTCAGGAACTCAATTCATTCGGGCAAGACTATACCGAACCCGATTGGAAAAAGCCCAACTGGTTCATACAAATTTTTCAGAAGCGAATCTGGAAGGGGCTGATCTGTTTGGATCCCAGATACAATCCATTATTACGGAAAAGACGAAATTAGATCGGGTTATCTGGGAAAATGGACAGGTGTGCGTTGAAGGGTCTGTTGGAAAATGTGTTCCCGTTCTACGTTGA